Within Thermococcus celer Vu 13 = JCM 8558, the genomic segment AACCTTCAGCGGAACGGCCGAGCCCCTCGCCTCCACCACGTTCATCCTCTTCACCTGGACGAGGTCCCTGCTAAGTCTCGCGATGACATCCTTCGCATCCCTCAGCTCCCTTTCGAGAACCTCTATTCGCTTCACCTTCGCCTCGAGTTCCCTCTCGCGGAGGACCTTCCTCCGAACCTCCTCGTCGTAATCGGCTATCCTCCGCTCGAGTCTGCCGATGGTCTTCCTCTGCTCCTTTATTATCTCCCTCAGCTCGGCGTTCTCCCTCTCGAGGAACTCGATCCGCTTCTCCAGCTCGCGGATCCTCCTCATGTAGGGCCGCAAATCGACGTTTACCCTCTCCTCGGGTTCTTCCCCTTCTTCCCCTGGCCTTTCGCGCAGCGTGACCCTCTGCATGGCCTCACCGAGGTTGTAGCCCTGAATAACGAGGGCCTTGACTTCGTCGGCCTTCCCGGTTAAACCGGCCTCGCGGAGTCTGGCGTCAATGTGCTCGAGTTTCGGCTTCAGCCGGAGGTAGGCCTTGTAAGCCGCCGCCAGGGCGTCGCGCTGGTGGTCGTCGTCAACATTAATCCCGAGGTTCCTGAGGAGCTCGTTCTTCTCCTCGACCCTGAGGCTCTCCCGGGGAACGAAGAGGTTAGCTTTAAAGGAGCGGGCTATCTTCTCGACGAACCCTGGGGCGGGGTTCACGTCGGTGGCCACGATGACCGGATGGCCAACGTTGCTCACGAACCTGAAGACCTCGCCGACGAGCATGTTCCTCTCGCTGTGGAGGGCGACGACGCGACCGTTCAGGTCTATGGCGGCTATCCCGACGGTTATCCCGGGGTCGATGCCGACTATGATACTCTTCCTCCCGCGTACGGCCTCCTCGCCCTTCAGGGGGGCGAAACCGAGCTCGGCCCTCTCGACCGGCTGGATCCTGACCTCAACGTCGCCTCCGCGCATCGGCTTTATAAGGCCCGCGAGCTCCTCCCTTTTAGCGTAGACCTTGAACTCCCCCCGGGCCAGGCCGTAGTCCTTCTCCTCGACCTCGAGGTCGAAGGGTATCTCCGCCCTCCTGAGCCTCTCCCCTATCTCCCTGACCTTGTCCCGGACGAGGTTGTGGACGCGCTTTCTGTAACGGTCCTGGCTCCATCCACCCTTCCCAGGACTCCTCCCCCGCGTGACCTTAATTACAACCTCGTCCTCGAAGGCTAAGACCTCGTAACCGACGCCTTTGCTCGCAAGGAGGGCCGAGAGCTTTGCCTCCTCGTAGGGATCAAAGCGGTCCACCACCCTTATTCCGTGCTCCCTCGCGAGGCTCTGAAGGCTTCTCTGTTCGCCAGGTCTGCCCGTCACCTGAACGAGCTTCGTCCCCCCCGGCAGCGCCCGGAGGAACTTCCTCAGATCATCGCCGAGCTCCGTGACGCTGTCTATGGCGACTATATCGGGCCTTTTGGACTGGACGAAGCGGATGAGGCGGTAGAGGGTGAACTCACCCTTTCTCTCGAGCCGCCCGTTGAACCAGCTCACGACGGCAAACCTCTTGGGGTTCTCGCTTATTACGTCAACTCCCAGGATCAGAATAGGCCCCACCCTCTCAGGAAAAGGTTCGGGGGGCGGTTTAAAAAGATTATCGGGCCCGCAGAGAGGTTCTTACGGCGACCTCAACGGCCTTCTTTATCGTCTCAAGCGCCATCGAGGGCCTCGGTTTATCAAGGGCCTGCTCGTGACTGAAGGGGACGTGGATGAAGCCCGCTCTGGCCTCCATTCCAGCGACGGCTATCGTGTGAAGGGCCGTGAACATCGCGGCGTTGCAGACGTAGGTTCCGGCGGTGTTCGAGATTCCAGCCGGGATCTTCGCGTCCCTCAGGGCTTTAACGATGGCCTTTACAGGGAGCGTCGCGAAGTACGCCGCGGGTGCGCCCTCGAAGACAGGCTCGTCTCCGGGGGCGAAGCCGTCGTTATCCGGCTTTTCGCTATCCATGACGTTTATCGCGACCCGCTCAACGGTTACGTTGGGCCTCCCGCCGGCCTGTCCCGTGAGGACCACAACGTCCGGCCTTTCCTCGACGATTAACCTCGGGAGAATCTCCCGAACGCCGTTGAAGGTAACCGGGAGCCGGCGCTTTACCACCGCCGCGCCGTCCATCTCGTCGGGGAGCCTCCTAACCGCTTCCCAGGAGGGGTTTATGCTCTCACCGCCGAAGGGTTCGAAGCCTGTAACGAGAACCTTCATGGTACCACCGAAAAGGTTAGGTTTTTAGGTTTTAAAACGCACTCCCCCCGGTGGGTGAGAATGCGGTACGATGTTCTTATCATCGGCGGCGGGCCGGTCGGGAACTACCTCGCCAACCTGCTCGCGAGGGACTTCAGGGTTGCGGTGGTTGAGAAAAAGGGCTCCTTCGGGGGCAAAGCATGCACGGGGATAATAGGGGCGGAGAACTACGGGAGGCTGGGCCTTCCGGATGAGGCCGTTCTAAACGAACTCCGGGGGGCGGTCTTCTACTCGAGGATACAGAGCTTCGAGGTGGAGAGGAAATCGCCGCAGGCCTATCTTGTGGATAGAAAGGCACTTGAGAGATGGCTGGCCGAGAGGGCGGTGGAGAGGGGAGTGGACTACTACATGGCCACGACCTTTCTGGGTTTCAGGAACGGAAGGGCCGTCCTTCAGAGGCTCGGTGAGAGGATCGAGGTCGAGGCGGACTTCTACGTTGGGGCCGACGGTGTGAACAGCACCGTGGCCAAAGCGATGGGGGCTCAAACGAGGGCGGAGTTTTTGAGCGGCTACGAGGTCGAGGTGGTCGGGAGCTTTAGGAGGGACTTCGTCGAGGTCTGGGTGAACAGGGAGGTGAACCCGGACTTCTTCCTCTGGGTGGCGCCGGTGAACGAGAGGATAGCGAGGGTTGGAACCTTCGGGAGCATCGAGGCCCTCAACAGGTTCCTGAGGATGAGGATGCTGAGGCCGACTTCGGTAGTCGAGTTCAAGGCCGGGAGCGTCGGCTTCGGGACGAGGAAGCCCTGGGCCAAGGGCAACGTCGCCCTCGTGGGGGACGCGGCGCTTCAGATAAAGCCGACCACCGCGGGGGGGATAGTCTACGGGATGCTCTGCGCCCAGGCCCTGAGGAGGGCCCTCCTCGATGGAAGACTCGGGGACTACGAGAGGGAATGCGCCTTCGTCAAGAAACAGGTAAGCTTTGGGCTCCGCTTCAGGAGGGTCTTCCTCGGGTTGGGCCAGGACGATATCGAGAGGGTCTTCGAGATCCTCGGGAGCCAGGAGGCGAGGGAGATTATAGAGAGTCAGGCGGACTTCGACGACCACCTGAAGACCGCCAAGGCTATTCTAAGGAGGCCGAGGCTCCTCGCAAGGCTGATAAGGGTAAGTCCAACGATAATCCGAACGCTCCTGTGAGGTGAGACCATGGCCACATGGAGGATGGGTCTTCAGGAGGAGTACCTGAGGGCGATAGCCGAGGGGAAGAAAAAAGTTGAGGGAAGGCTGTACGACGAGAAGAGGCAGAAGATAATGCCGGGGGACACGATAATCTTCGAGGGAAGGCTGATGTGCGCGGTCAAGGACGTCAGGGTTTACTCCTCTTTCAAGGAGATGCTGGAGAAGGAGGGCCTCGAGAACGTCCTCCCGGGCGTTGGGAGCATCGACGATGGCGTTAAGGTCTATCGTCGCTTCTACTCTGAGGAGAAGGAGAGAAAGTACGGCGTCGCGGCAATAGAGGTCGAGCCCGTGGGGTGGATAGGGGAACCGCCGGAGTAAAGTCAAAAGGAAAAGAGACCCGGGGAGGTCAGAGGTACCTCTCCTTCACCCACCTGACGAAGTAGTCCGGGTTCAGCTCCTCGCCGATGGCTTTCTTCAGGAGCTCCTTCGGCGGGTAGATCGAGCCGTACCTGTGGATCCTCTCGCGGAGCCAGGCCTTTATCGGCTCGAAGTCGGCGCTGGCGATGTGCTCCTCCACGTTGAGGTCCTTCTTCATGTGGTAGTAGAACTGCGCCGAAAGGAGCGTTCCGATGCTGTAGGTCGGGAAGTAACCGATCGTTCCGTGGGCCCAGTGGATGTCCTGGAGGATGCCGTCGACGTAGCTCTTCGGCCTTATGCCCAGGAGGCGCTCCATCTCGTCGTTCCAGAGCTCCGGCAGATCCTTCGCCTTGACGCCTTCGTTGAGCATCATCCTCTCGAGCCTGAAGCGGAGTAGGATGTGGAAGTTGTAGGTTACGACGTCCGATTCAGTCCTGATGAAGTCGGGCCGGACTACGTTGAAGTAGGAGTAAACGTCCTCGGGGGTGTAGTTCGCCATGAAGGGCAGGTTCTCCCTTAGGACCGGGTGGATGAGCTCCGCGAACTCCCTGGAGCGGCCGACTATGTTCTCCCAGAAACGGCTCTGGCTCTCGTGGATGCCGAGGCTGACTCCACCCGCTATAGGGGAGAAGGCAAACCTCTCGTCCTGCTGGAGTTCGTAGAGTGCGTGACCGAACTCGTGAACCGTGCTGAGTATGGTCCTCCTGAAGTCGTAGCCCTCGTACCTCGTGGTTATCCTGACGTCCCTTATCCCGAACTCCGTGGTGAACGGGTGGGCCGAGACGTCCAGACGGGAGCGAACCCCGAGCGGAAAGCCGAACTTCTCGAGGATCCAGAGGTTGACCCTCTCCATCTGATCTTTCTCGTAGCGCTCCTTCTCGAGCGGGTGGCTCTGTGGGACCTTGCCCTCTTCGAGGATCCTGTCGAGGAGGGGTTTTAGCTCCTTCTCCAGCCCCTCGAACATCCTCTCGACGTCTTTGGTGGTCGTACCTTCCTCGAACATGTCAAGGAGGGCGTCGTACGGCTCGTCCTCGTAGCCGAGGTAGTCCGCGGCCCTCTTCGCCAGGTCGATTATCCTGTCGAGCCACGGCTCGAACTTGGAGAAGTCGTCGCTCTTCTTGGCTTCCTCCCAGGCCTTCGTCGCCTGGCTCGTCACCTCGCTCATCTCGCGCAGAAACTCCGGAGGGAAGGACTTGCTTATCCTTATCTCCCTGTCGAGGACCCTGACGACGCCCCTCTCGTACTCGTTGAGCTCCAGATCCTTCGCCTTCTCAACTAACTCGACGAACTCGGGCTTGAGAAGGAACTCCTGGGAGAGAACCGAGAGCTCACCCCGGGCGACGGAGCGCTCCAGTATTCCCTCCTTCGGCATGTTGACCTCCATGTCCCACCCGAGGACGCTCTGAGCGTGGCCTATGGCCCAGATGCGCCTGTACTTCGTGAGTATCTCCTTAACCGTCTCGTTCTGGAAGACCTCTTCCATCTCGATCACCTCTACTTACCTCTGGCGATACTTTGGGGAACGGAACTTTTAACCTTTTCGATGGACATCTAAACGAAACGGTAAAAAGCTATTACTCAAACCGGAAATCGCTTAAAGGGTCATGATAAGTGCTCGAAAAGCGACGCCGGTGATGCCAATGAAGCTCGACCTCGTAGTTCTCGGACACGTCTCTATAGACCACATCAGGTTTCCGGGCAAAGAAGAGGTGCTGTACCCGGGTGGCGCGGCGGCCGCCGTGGCCACCTCGGCGGCCCTGGCGGGGGCGAAGGTGGGTCTGGTAACGAAGGTTGGTGAAGACTTCCCGCGGGAATGGCTCGAAAGGCTCTCCTCGCTCCTCGACATCAGGGGTGTCCGGATCCTGCCGGGGAAGACCATCCACATCCACGTGATATACCACGAGGACGGGAGCGTCGATTCTCCGGTTGAGATGGGCGTGGCCAGGAACATGGGCGAAACCCCGATTCCGGAGGATTACATGAGCGCAAAGGTGTTTCACATAGCCCCGATCCCACCGGAGGAGCAACTCAAAGCCGTGAAGAGGCTCGAGGGCAGGATTATAAGCCTCGATTTCAACCCAACGTACATGAAGAGCTACGAGAAAAAAACCGGGCTTATGCGGGAGATAGTTTCAAAGGTGGAGGTGCTGTTCCCCAACGAGAGGGAGGCCTTGACCATAACCAAGGCCCAAACGGTGGAGGAGGCCGCGGAGATACTCCACGACTGGGGAGCGAAGCTCATCGTCGTAACGCGCGGCGAGAGGGGCGTTCTGGTTTACGACGGAACGTCCCGGGAGTTCCCGGCGCTTCCGATAAGCCCGAAAGAAATCGTGGATCCCACCGGCGCCGGGGATGCCTTCGCGGGCGGTTTTTTAGCGATGTACTCGAAGGGAAAGAACATAGAGGAGTGCGTTGAAAAAGGGCTGGAGAGGGCGAGGGAAGTGCTCAAAAAGATGGGGAGCTGGAGCGTCTAAGAGACCGCGAGCCGGGCGAAGAGGTACAGCACCACGAACAGGAGCGCCGCGAGGGCCGTCACCTCGAACCTCGGGAGAACCGGCGAGAGCATCGCCATCAGGGCGTAGGTCGGAAACGCCATGACAACCGCCAGGGTCAGGATGAGGTAGTGCCTCATCGGAGCGCGCTCTCTATCAAGGTATCCCATCTCGATCGTGAGAACCGTCAGAGCCATCACGGTCAGGCCGTAGAACCCACCTGTCCGGGTGTAGATGAGAAAGGCCGCCGTCGTTACCAGGAAGAGCACGCCCATGAAGTACCACTGAACGGCCATGAGCGCCAGGGGGACGAGCAGGAGCGTTCTGACGTCGCGCATTCCGAGGAGGACGAAGAGGAGGACCACGGGCACAAGGGAGTAAAGTCTTCTATTAATCTTCACAGACCAACCACCTCCGCTATCGCCGCCTCCAGGGGTTTCCTGACGTCCCAGTCGACGATGATGCCGTAGGAGGACATCTTCATCAGCGTGGCCTCCCTCTGAAGGGAGAGGAGCTTGAGGGCGAGCTCCTCCTCACGGTTCTTAGGTTTAACTGCCGTGTACGGGTTCGGGCTTACGACCACCACGCTGTAACCGTAGCGGGCCATTGTTTTGAGGGCCTCCCTGCTCTCCTCCGTCAGGAGGGGCGAGAAGTACAGGAGCTGGGCCCGGGCCGGAAAGCGCGTCCTTATCAGGTGCTCGACCTGGTAGGCTATCATGTTGTTCCTGTCGGGCTTTGCGGTGCTCAGGAAGTCTATGCACTTGAAGAAGTGCCTCTTGCCGTAGTCAACGCGAACCCAGAGGGGGACGTCCTCCGCGAGCAGGAGGCCGAAGCTGGTTCCGTTGTTGAGGGCGTTGAGCATCAGCGAGGCGGCCGCCCTGATGAGGTGGTCAAAGACGAGACTACCGGTGTAGGAGGCATCAACTATGAAGATGACGTCGACCTTCCTCTCGCTCTCGTACTCGTTGGCCATTATCCTCCCCGTCCTCGCGGTGGCCTTCCAGTTGATTATCCTGAGCGGGTCCCCGGGCTGGTACTCCCTTACCGCGTGGAACTCAACCCCCTCACCTACCCTCGGGCTCGGCAGGGGACCGACGGTTATCTTGGTCCCCCGCGTCGAATAGGGCGTCGGAACGTCGGTTATTATTGGAACCCCCACTATCTCGCTGTAAAGTTCAACCTTTCTGTCAACCTTGAAGAAGCCGAAGGGGTCGCGGTAGCTCAGCCTCACCCAGTTGAACTCGTGGATTCCGCGCTTAACGCGGACCTTGTACCGTATCTCCCTCTCCTCTCCCGGCTGGAGGGACAGGACGTGCTCCCTCCGTCCCCCCACCAGCTCCAGTCCAGGTGGCACGTCCTCCGTGATTTTCAACGTGGGTATCCTCTCATGGGACTTAACCCTGAGGGTTATCTCAACCTCGCTCCCCTCGAGGAAACGGCTGTGGGGGACTACGCGCTCGACCTCAACGTCAAGGCTCGGTTTGAAGAAGAACACCGCCAAGAACAGGAGCCATATTATCGGAAGAGTCAGATACGTCATCTCCCAGCGCAGGAGGAGGAAGGCTAACATGACGATTAGCCAGAGCGCGAGGAGAATCTCCTCCGCCTTCTCCGTTGGGAGCATCCTATCGACGGGTTCTTCTTCCCTTTCCTCGACGTAGGTGGAACCGTAGAGTGGGGGTTGGACCTGCACCCTTTCACCTCACTCGAACTTGGGAACCGGAACGCGCTCGAGGAGCTTCTCCATTACGCGCTCCTGGCTGACCCTGGTGTACCACAGCTCCCTCTTGAGGATGAGCCTGTGGCTCAAAGCTGGAACCGCGACCGCCTTCACGTCATCCGGAATCACGTAGTCCCTTCCCTGGAGGGCGGCGTAGGCCCTCGAAAGCCTGAGCAGGGCAAGGCTTCCCCTCGGAGACGCCCCGACCTCTATTTCCTTCCTGTTATCCCTCGTGGCGAGCACTACGTCCGTTATGTACTCCAGGATGGGGTCGCTGACGTAAACGTCCTCTACGGCCCTCTGCATCTCGATGACTTCCTCCGGGGTCAAGACGGGCCTTACGTCGACCTCCTCCTTCTTCCTGGCCATCCTCCTGCGGAGTATCTCGATCTCCTCCTCCCTGCTTGGATAGCCGACCCTCAAACGAACCAGGAAGCGGTCGAGCTGGGCCTCGGGTAGGGGATAGGTTCCCTCCTGCTCTATCGGGTTCTGGGTTGCCATGACTATGAACGGCCTCTCCAGCTCGTAGGTCTTCCCCTCAACGGTGACCTGCATCTCCTGCATCGCCTCGAGGAGGGCAGACTGCGTTTTCGGGGGCGCACGGTTGACCTCGTCCGCGAGGAGGACGTTCGTGAAGATCGGTCCCCTCTTGAACTCGAACTCGAGGGTCTTCTGGTTGAAGACGCTGACGCCGAGAATGTCGCTCGGCAGCAGGTCGGGCGTGAACTGGACGCGCCTGAACTTAACCCCAAGGGCCGTTGCAAAGCTCTTCGCCATGAGCGTCTTGGCGAGGCCGGGCAGGTCCTCCAGGAGTACGTGCCCACCGGCCAGGATCGTCGTCAGTATGAGCCTCAGCACCTCGTCCTTTCCCACTATGGCTTTCCTAACCTCATCCAGGACGGCGTTACCCTTCGAGCTTACCTCTTCTATCCTCATAGAGATCCTCCTCCACTATTTCCAGGGCCTTTTCGAGGTTATCGAGAAAGTCCCCGTCCGAGCGAAGGATTTTTATGGCCTCGTTGGGCTCGGAGATGAGGGTGTGAAAAGTCCGGCTGTAGTCATCGGAGAGGAGGGCGTATATCCCCACAACCTTCTCCTCGATGAGGGAACGGGCGACCCTCCCCTTTCTGGCGCGTTCTATGAGGGTTGCAACCCTTTCGATATCGGTTTTCCTTCTGACATTGTACTCGCGTCCTCTTCTTGGCAGGGAGATGCGTATTTCAAAGCCAAAAAGGACAAAGGCCAGGAAAGCTCCCAGCACCAAAACCGCGAGCCACCTGACCAAGTAAGAGCCGGCTATAACGGCGATGATGAGGGGAACCGTCGCTATTGCAGCAGGACTAAACCTCATCCACGCCCCTCCTCATCGTCCGGTAAACTTCGAGGACCCTCTCGGCGTCTTTCCACGTTATTTTCTCGGGGGCGTATTTGGCCTTTTCGAATAGCCTCGTGAGCTCAACGAAGGCGTCGTGCATGTATTTCACGTGCCTGGCGTGCTCCCAGTGGGTCCAGCTCTCCTCGTAGGGGATGCCGAGGTACTCCAGCCAGAGGACGGCGTTCCTGTAGATTCCCACGATGGCCTCCCTTGGGTTTTCAAAGGCATCGAGGCCGAGATCATCGAGTTTTTTATCGAAGAGCTCCGCTTTGAGCCTCATCTCCTCCCGCCCCTTCTTCCACAGGAGCCCGCGATACTGAACCACGGCGACGTAGGCAAAGACCGCTATAGCGACGAGGAAAACAGCGTAAAGGATGTATCTGAAAGGGAGGGAAAGCCCAGCCCCCGCCAACCGGGTGTCGTTGTGGTACGTTGGGGGCCGTGAAAAATTGGGGGGAGCGGATGAAAGGTTAACCAAGCCGCTGGTGTTGTTGGGCGGAAAAGGCGACGGGGAAGGTGACCACAGTCCAAGGAAGATGAGACCCACCAGAGCACCGGCGATCACGAGGGGGAGGTAAGTCGACAGCCCAAAACCGCCCCAATCGTCCCGCCTGAAGGGGTCCCTCCATTCGAGGAAGAGACCGAGGAGGATGAAGAGACCCACAATCGCAAGAACCTCCAGAAGAACGCCCGCCCATGGGGCCTCCCCCCTTTGGTGAACCTCCGACGTCGTGGCGCTGTGGTTAATCATCAGCGTCATCAGTGAAAACAGCAGTCCAAAGAGGATCAGGAGCTTTGCCCGGGTGTACATTTCCACCGGAAAACATGAAGAGGACATGTTTAAAAGCTTTTACCCCCAGGTAAAAGGTGGTGGTGGGGATGGAGAAGATTCCGAGGCTCTACGTGGAAGTTTCCCCCGACGAATGCATCAAAGAGGGGAGGGTGACCAGGGACTGCGTGATCATAAGCGGGAACGTTGAGGTCTGGGTGAGGGAGAACGAAGCCGTTCCGGAGTTCGTTGACACGAAAAAGGCGAAGGTACTGGGAAAGGAGGTCTACGACCGCTTTTACCTCTACGTCGACAGAACCGAAGGAAAGATGATAAAGGACGCGATACTCGTCCTTCCAGACGGGAGAACGAGGATACATCTGAAGAAGGGGGATGAGCTGATGCTCCTCCCGGTGGAGGGCTACACGAAAACCCTGATAGCGAACGTCGGAAACAGGGTGCGGAAGGGGGACGCCTTCGCGGCGGTGACGACCAGGAAGGGAGAGGTTCACTATCTCAAACCCCCAAAAACAGGAACGGTGGTCTTCATAGACGAGGTGACTAACAGCCCCCATTACGTCTACTACATCCTCCCGGAGGAGTGAGGTCAACCTCCGTTTCTTTCATTTATCAGAGCTAAGGGGAGAACTCCGGCAAAACCGGAAGGGAATTGAAAACACCAAAACCGTTATAAGGCACCGGACCAAGCGGTCTCTGAAAGCAATTTTGGAGCTGAAGGAAATGAAGATTGAAGCTGGAGATTTTGTGGTGTTCCACTACGTGGGCAGGTTTGAGAACGGTGAAGTTTTTGACACGAGTTACGAGGACATCGCCAGGGAAAACGAGATATACGTTGAGGAGAGAGAATACGGCCCACTCGGGGTCAACGTCGGGGTCGGCGAGATAATACCGGGCCTCGATGAGGCGTTGATAGGAATGGAACCCGGGGAGAAGAAGACTATCACGGTGCCCCCCGAAAAGGCCTACGGCATGCCGGATCCCGGGCTCGTCATCAACGTCTCGAAAGAGGAGTTCACAAAAGCCGGTCTCGAGCCGATGGAGGGCATGTACGTCATGACAGATTCAGGGATAGCGAAGATAGCAAAGGTCGAAGGGGAGAACGTTGCCCTCGACTTCAACCATCCCCTCGCCGGAAAGACGCTGATCTTCGATGTGGAAGTGGTGGACGTCCAGAAAGCCGCAGAGGGGGAGGAGGTCTCAGACTCCGATATTGAGGCCTGAGGCCCCCTGAAATATCACCACTCCCATCGTCACAAGCATCAGGGCGTATTTTATGCCCGCTGAGTACTTCCCTTCTCTTATTACCCCGATTCCCAGTCCAGAAACTACCGCCTGAATGGCCACGAAAGCCAGGAGTATTGTCTTCACTGAACCAACAGGGAAAGCCATGCTCCCTGTGTTCATCGCGATCATCGTTTGGGTCACTATGCCCAGTATCAACGGGCCCACAAAGCCGCTGGTTACTATGAAGAACATCACCTGCATCCCCGTGGAGGCCTTCCTCTCCTGTTTTATCCTGAGCACCTCCCTGACGTCGTTTCCAACGTAGGCCAGCACGTCGCTCATTGGCGCGCCCCTCTCGAGGGCCTCTATGATTATCATCATGGAGCGGTAGATAACCGAGGACCTCCGGTTCCTGAGCGCGAAAGCACGGAGTGCATCGACGGTTGGGCGGCCCTTCTTTATCTCGGAAACCGTCTTTTTGAACTCCTCCGTTAGAGCCCCGAACTTCGCCGTCGTCAGTTCCTCCAGAGCCTCCGAGAAGGATATTCCAGCCCTGAGGGAGCTGGCGAGGTAGAAAAACGCGTCCGGAATCATTTTCTCCATTTCATCAAGGCGCTTGGTGAGTCTCCAGTAGGGGTATCCAAAGGCCACTCCAGCAAAGAGCGTTATCAACGTCACTCCAGCGTAGAGAACGTTAGAAAACAGCCAGGCTATAAGTGCACCAATTATTCCAACTATAAGTGCCAGTAAAAGATACTCTGCAGCTAAAAAGTTTATACCAGCGGAATAAATGAAGAAGTCATAACGTCTTATCCAGCGATT encodes:
- a CDS encoding FKBP-type peptidyl-prolyl cis-trans isomerase, with translation MKIEAGDFVVFHYVGRFENGEVFDTSYEDIARENEIYVEEREYGPLGVNVGVGEIIPGLDEALIGMEPGEKKTITVPPEKAYGMPDPGLVINVSKEEFTKAGLEPMEGMYVMTDSGIAKIAKVEGENVALDFNHPLAGKTLIFDVEVVDVQKAAEGEEVSDSDIEA
- a CDS encoding type II secretion system F family protein; protein product: MADGVFGVLTQLIERIIPNRWIRRYDFFIYSAGINFLAAEYLLLALIVGIIGALIAWLFSNVLYAGVTLITLFAGVAFGYPYWRLTKRLDEMEKMIPDAFFYLASSLRAGISFSEALEELTTAKFGALTEEFKKTVSEIKKGRPTVDALRAFALRNRRSSVIYRSMMIIIEALERGAPMSDVLAYVGNDVREVLRIKQERKASTGMQVMFFIVTSGFVGPLILGIVTQTMIAMNTGSMAFPVGSVKTILLAFVAIQAVVSGLGIGVIREGKYSAGIKYALMLVTMGVVIFQGASGLNIGV